Proteins from a single region of Hymenobacter aquaticus:
- a CDS encoding PAS domain-containing hybrid sensor histidine kinase/response regulator has product MKESYSGPPASHWEQELQLLQQAFDAVVVLDAQGRLLWANAGFARLRGASPALLPSQQPWQLLRGSGPGEIAVAYLDEQLRTGRAFRYETNLAAPAAAPRWVRVRIQPLPAAPGEAARFVGLLEDIGEAKATQQALSESEQRFRYLTEQVPGVLFQWHETAGLVYLSPKVTDIFGVDAAQAPQLLGFLHPQDQPRWERTVRQAALKARSWTFEGRLLVPGQPLRWCRVNASQDQPGAAGRLYNGIMVDITALKQAEETVQANEQRWQLAMERFGDGAWEFNYQTGEEYFSGAYQAMLGYTEEEFALEPQTWLTHVHPDDIEASLLASEAYLRGDEPIYSIERRMRCKNGDYKWVLTRGLVTKVDEQGKPLIMTGVHTDISALKNANAAIEASRLRLSTTIANFQEGILLVDEHHRVVLANEAICRLFSSPLAPRELVGRDARLFGEQAKNLFRHAEEFVARYQTLVQSRQLVTGEIFPLKNGRILQCDFVPIFVDATYIGYLWKFQDITERRNNEETLRRREEKYRGIIENMRLGLVERDHTGAVAYVNEAFCDITGFTSDELLKQQGMQHVLGEAGALFVAEKSQNRFRGVAETYEMPITTKAGPRRWLLVSGAPVYDDERRVCGSISITLDITHQKELEHNLRAAKESAEESARSKELFLANMSHEIRTPLNAILGMGQLLAKTPLNDEQHNYLRAIATSGENLLVIINDILDLSKIGASQLSIERIGFNLAALLAQVEKSLHFKAEEKGLRFVVSAAAGLPPVLLGDPYRITQVLLNLAGNAIKFTEKGHVSITGELVEPLTAGQVALRFTVADTGVGIDADYLGDIFKEFSQEDSSVTRKYGGTGLGLSISRQLVNLMGGEIEIVSQKNQGTRSAFTLLLAVGSEADLPQKSVVTADTRQRLRGKRVLLTEDNAFNRQIAKGFLQNAGLLVAEAENGAVALELAGRQRFDVILMDVQMPVMNGLEATSHLRGPLALNLPIIALTANAIKGEREKCLAAGMNDYLAKPFQEEDLLKVISRWTLEQPPPAAALPAPYSLAIIEQIGQGAPDFMVLMLESFIESAQEAIAELEEAARAQDVPRLRAATHKLKPSLEHLQVQHLLPPVHQLDTWRGPFEEHQLQPLIAQVVEQLQQLLGLLENELRTARQNLTSA; this is encoded by the coding sequence GTGAAGGAAAGTTACTCTGGCCCGCCCGCCAGTCATTGGGAACAGGAACTGCAGCTGCTGCAACAGGCTTTCGATGCGGTGGTGGTGCTGGATGCGCAGGGCCGCTTGCTATGGGCCAATGCGGGCTTTGCCCGGCTACGTGGGGCTTCACCGGCCCTGTTACCCTCACAGCAGCCCTGGCAGCTGTTGCGGGGCAGCGGGCCGGGGGAAATAGCCGTAGCCTACCTCGACGAGCAGCTGCGCACGGGGCGCGCCTTTCGCTACGAAACCAATCTGGCCGCGCCCGCCGCCGCCCCGCGCTGGGTCCGGGTCCGGATTCAGCCCCTGCCCGCGGCCCCCGGTGAGGCCGCCCGGTTTGTGGGGCTGCTCGAAGACATCGGCGAGGCCAAAGCCACCCAGCAGGCCCTGAGCGAGAGTGAGCAGCGGTTTCGCTACCTCACCGAGCAGGTGCCGGGCGTGCTGTTTCAGTGGCACGAAACGGCCGGGCTGGTGTATCTGAGCCCCAAAGTGACCGATATTTTCGGCGTCGACGCGGCGCAGGCCCCGCAGCTGCTCGGCTTTCTGCACCCCCAGGACCAGCCGCGGTGGGAACGCACGGTGCGGCAGGCCGCCCTCAAAGCCCGGAGCTGGACGTTTGAGGGCCGGCTGCTGGTGCCGGGCCAGCCCCTGCGCTGGTGCCGGGTAAATGCCAGCCAAGACCAGCCCGGCGCCGCCGGCCGCCTCTACAACGGCATCATGGTCGACATTACGGCCCTGAAGCAGGCCGAAGAAACCGTGCAGGCCAACGAGCAGCGCTGGCAGCTGGCCATGGAACGGTTTGGCGACGGGGCCTGGGAATTCAATTACCAGACCGGCGAGGAGTATTTCTCGGGCGCCTACCAGGCCATGCTCGGCTATACCGAAGAGGAGTTTGCGCTGGAGCCCCAAACCTGGCTGACTCACGTGCACCCCGACGACATCGAGGCCAGCCTGCTGGCGTCGGAGGCGTATCTGCGCGGCGACGAGCCCATTTACTCCATCGAGCGGCGCATGCGCTGCAAAAACGGCGACTACAAGTGGGTGCTGACCCGGGGCCTGGTTACGAAGGTGGATGAGCAGGGTAAGCCCCTGATTATGACCGGCGTGCACACCGATATTTCGGCCCTGAAGAATGCCAATGCCGCCATCGAAGCATCCCGCCTGCGCCTGTCGACTACCATTGCCAACTTTCAGGAAGGCATTCTGCTGGTCGATGAGCACCACCGGGTCGTGCTGGCCAACGAGGCCATTTGCCGGCTGTTCAGCAGCCCATTGGCGCCCCGGGAGCTGGTGGGGCGCGACGCGCGCCTGTTCGGGGAGCAGGCCAAAAACCTCTTCCGGCACGCCGAGGAGTTTGTGGCCCGCTACCAGACGCTGGTGCAAAGCCGGCAGCTGGTGACGGGCGAGATTTTCCCGCTGAAAAACGGCCGCATCCTGCAGTGCGACTTCGTGCCAATTTTCGTCGATGCCACCTACATCGGCTACCTGTGGAAGTTTCAGGATATTACCGAGCGCCGCAACAACGAGGAAACCCTGCGCCGCCGCGAGGAGAAATACCGGGGCATTATTGAGAACATGCGCCTGGGCCTGGTGGAGCGCGACCATACCGGGGCCGTGGCCTACGTCAACGAGGCTTTCTGCGACATCACCGGCTTCACCTCCGACGAGCTGCTCAAGCAGCAGGGCATGCAGCACGTGCTGGGCGAGGCGGGGGCCCTGTTCGTGGCCGAGAAAAGCCAGAACCGCTTCCGGGGCGTGGCCGAAACCTACGAAATGCCCATTACCACCAAGGCCGGTCCGCGCCGCTGGCTGCTCGTCAGCGGGGCCCCCGTGTACGACGACGAGCGGCGCGTGTGCGGCTCCATCAGCATTACCCTCGACATTACCCACCAGAAAGAGCTGGAGCACAACCTGCGGGCCGCCAAGGAGTCGGCCGAGGAATCGGCCCGGAGCAAGGAGCTGTTTCTGGCCAACATGAGCCACGAAATCCGGACGCCCCTGAACGCCATTCTGGGCATGGGGCAGCTGCTGGCCAAAACGCCGCTGAACGACGAGCAGCACAACTACCTGCGCGCCATTGCCACCTCCGGCGAAAACCTGCTGGTCATCATCAACGATATTCTGGATTTGTCCAAGATCGGGGCCAGCCAGCTCAGCATCGAGCGAATCGGCTTCAACCTGGCGGCGCTGCTGGCCCAGGTCGAGAAAAGCCTGCACTTCAAGGCCGAGGAAAAGGGCCTGCGCTTCGTGGTTAGCGCCGCCGCGGGCCTGCCCCCGGTGCTGCTCGGCGACCCGTACCGCATCACGCAGGTACTGCTCAACCTGGCCGGCAATGCCATTAAGTTCACCGAGAAAGGCCACGTGTCCATCACCGGCGAGCTGGTCGAGCCGCTCACCGCCGGGCAGGTGGCGCTGCGCTTCACGGTGGCCGACACCGGCGTGGGCATCGACGCCGACTACCTGGGCGACATCTTCAAGGAGTTCAGCCAGGAGGACTCGTCCGTGACCCGCAAATACGGGGGCACGGGCCTGGGGCTGAGCATCAGCCGCCAGCTGGTCAACCTGATGGGGGGCGAAATCGAGATTGTCAGCCAGAAAAACCAGGGCACCCGCAGCGCCTTCACCCTGCTGCTGGCCGTGGGCTCGGAAGCGGATCTGCCCCAGAAGTCGGTGGTGACGGCCGACACCCGGCAGCGGCTGCGCGGCAAGCGGGTGCTGCTGACCGAGGACAATGCCTTCAACCGGCAGATTGCCAAGGGCTTTCTGCAAAACGCCGGCCTGCTGGTGGCCGAAGCCGAAAACGGCGCCGTAGCCCTGGAGCTGGCCGGCCGGCAGCGCTTCGACGTGATTCTGATGGACGTGCAGATGCCGGTGATGAACGGGCTGGAAGCCACCAGCCACCTGCGCGGGCCGCTGGCGCTGAATCTGCCCATCATTGCCCTGACCGCCAACGCCATCAAAGGCGAGCGGGAAAAATGCCTGGCCGCTGGCATGAACGACTACCTGGCCAAGCCTTTTCAGGAAGAAGACCTGCTGAAGGTTATCAGCCGCTGGACGCTGGAGCAGCCGCCACCCGCCGCCGCCTTGCCCGCGCCCTACAGCCTGGCCATCATCGAGCAGATCGGGCAGGGGGCCCCCGATTTTATGGTGCTGATGCTGGAATCATTTATCGAAAGCGCCCAGGAGGCCATTGCCGAGCTGGAGGAAGCCGCCCGCGCCCAGGATGTACCGCGGCTGCGGGCCGCCACTCACAAGCTCAAGCCCAGCCTCGAGCACCTGCAGGTACAGCACCTGCTGCCCCCCGTGCACCAGCTCGACACCTGGCGCGGCCCCTTCGAAGAGCACCAGCTGCAACCCTTGATTGCGCAGGTGGTTGAGCAGCTGCAACAGCTGCTAGGCCTGCTGGAAAACGAGCTGCGTACGGCCCGGCAAAACCTGACGTCGGCGTAG
- a CDS encoding asparaginase, with translation MALPVTLPLIDITPVGTSARPATSVLIIYTGGTVGMEYNKRGELVPMKFEQIRKKMPELRQLNMNLSVLSLPEPIDSSNVTATDWLGLAALIEAHYSAYDGFVVLHGTDTMAYSAAALSYLLENLGKTVVFTGAQVPVGRIRTDARRNLVTALDIAVARHSKAGTVRVPEVCVFFNDLLIRGNRAKKVESEQYNAFRSENYPPLARAGIEVEYNDKQVRHLPSAPLRVHQHLNERVVILKLFPGITEQVVRAVLEVDGLRGCVLETYGSGNAPTAPWFLQCLRDAHQRGVQILNVSQCEEGHVIQGQYETSSQLTDLGVIGGEDITTEAAITKLMFVLGLGRSPKETARLLAQDLRGEITSG, from the coding sequence ATGGCCCTGCCCGTCACCCTGCCGCTTATCGACATCACGCCCGTCGGCACCAGCGCCCGGCCCGCCACGTCCGTGCTGATTATTTACACCGGCGGCACCGTGGGCATGGAGTACAACAAGCGGGGGGAGCTGGTGCCCATGAAGTTCGAGCAGATCCGCAAGAAGATGCCCGAGCTGCGTCAGCTGAACATGAACCTCTCGGTGCTCAGCCTGCCCGAGCCCATCGACTCGTCTAACGTGACGGCCACCGACTGGCTGGGCCTGGCCGCTCTGATTGAGGCGCACTACTCGGCCTACGACGGCTTCGTGGTGCTGCACGGCACCGACACGATGGCCTACTCGGCGGCGGCCTTGAGCTACCTGCTCGAAAACCTGGGCAAAACGGTGGTCTTCACCGGGGCCCAGGTGCCGGTGGGCCGCATCCGCACCGATGCCCGCCGCAACCTGGTCACCGCCCTCGACATTGCCGTGGCCCGCCACTCCAAGGCCGGCACGGTGCGGGTGCCCGAGGTCTGCGTGTTCTTCAACGACCTGCTGATTCGGGGCAACCGGGCCAAAAAGGTGGAAAGTGAGCAGTACAATGCCTTCCGCAGTGAGAATTACCCGCCCCTGGCCCGGGCCGGCATCGAGGTGGAATACAACGACAAGCAGGTGCGCCACCTGCCCTCGGCCCCGTTGCGCGTGCACCAGCACCTCAATGAGCGGGTGGTCATCCTGAAGCTGTTTCCGGGCATCACCGAGCAGGTGGTGCGGGCCGTGCTGGAAGTAGACGGGCTGCGCGGCTGCGTGCTCGAAACCTACGGCTCGGGCAACGCGCCCACGGCCCCGTGGTTTTTGCAGTGCCTGCGCGACGCCCACCAGCGGGGCGTGCAGATTCTCAACGTGAGCCAGTGCGAAGAAGGCCACGTCATCCAGGGACAGTACGAAACCAGCTCCCAACTCACTGACCTGGGCGTCATTGGCGGCGAGGATATCACCACCGAAGCCGCCATTACCAAGCTCATGTTCGTACTCGGCCTGGGCCGTAGCCCCAAGGAAACGGCCCGTTTGCTGGCCCAGGACCTGCGCGGCGAAATAACTTCTGGCTAA
- a CDS encoding TatD family hydrolase, with protein sequence MQLTDSHAHIYSEQFKPDRDEALHRAYEAGVTTIVMPNIDHTSIDSMLETEARFPQQCFAMMGLHPCSVGADFERELYLVEEWLGKRPFAAVGECGIDLYWDKTTLARQQEALRVQVALAKTHNLPLVLHTRDAFQETADIIEAAQDGSLRGVFHCFSGTKEEADRVLRLGFKLGIGGVATFKNGGADQFLPDIALEHLLLETDCPYLAPVPHRGKRNEPAYLPLIARRVAELLGKAPEEIAEATTRNAQALFKW encoded by the coding sequence ATGCAACTCACCGATTCGCACGCCCACATCTACTCCGAGCAGTTCAAGCCCGACCGGGACGAGGCCCTGCACCGCGCCTACGAGGCCGGCGTCACGACCATCGTCATGCCCAACATCGACCACACCAGCATCGACAGCATGCTCGAAACCGAGGCCCGCTTTCCCCAGCAGTGCTTTGCCATGATGGGCCTGCATCCGTGCTCGGTCGGGGCGGATTTCGAGCGGGAGCTGTACCTGGTGGAGGAGTGGCTGGGCAAGCGCCCGTTTGCGGCGGTAGGGGAGTGCGGCATCGACCTGTACTGGGACAAAACCACCCTGGCCCGGCAGCAGGAAGCCCTGCGCGTGCAGGTGGCCCTGGCCAAAACCCACAACCTGCCCCTGGTGCTCCACACCCGCGACGCGTTCCAGGAAACGGCCGACATCATCGAGGCCGCCCAGGATGGCTCGTTGCGGGGCGTGTTTCACTGCTTTTCGGGCACCAAGGAAGAAGCCGACCGGGTGCTGCGCCTGGGCTTTAAGCTCGGCATCGGGGGCGTGGCCACGTTCAAAAACGGCGGGGCCGACCAGTTTCTGCCCGACATTGCCCTGGAGCACCTGCTGCTCGAAACCGACTGCCCCTACCTGGCCCCGGTGCCCCACCGCGGCAAGCGCAACGAGCCCGCCTACCTGCCCCTGATTGCCCGCCGCGTGGCCGAGCTGCTGGGCAAAGCCCCCGAGGAAATTGCCGAAGCCACCACCCGCAACGCCCAGGCGCTTTTTAAGTGGTGA
- a CDS encoding glycosyltransferase, whose translation MTFFLTGYFLLWFLVLATSALLFWRRERPAPAPLAAPLPPVSILIAARNEEATIGRCLQAIRQLDYPPELVEVLLGDDASTDHTRAVAEQAMRGYAGRFRCLPITSQLGSARGKANVLAHLARAATSDYFFITDADIAVPVGWIPALLPFATPEVGTVTGLTVVHGPRLFDRLQGLDWLQSLGLVQVVSDLGRPVTAMGNNMLVTRAAYEATGGYENLPFSVTEDFALFKAVLARGFTFRNVYRPEALACSLPIGTPLRLLHQRRRWLRGVEALPGWLQSGLLFYAGFYPLLLVLAVVAGPLAALGVLGLKMLLQGLLAYGCYRRAGLRMPWQLLPAFEVYTVALTGALTVFRLLPVSFEWKGRLYK comes from the coding sequence ATGACCTTCTTCCTCACCGGCTACTTTCTGCTCTGGTTCTTGGTGCTGGCCACCTCGGCGCTGCTGTTCTGGCGGCGCGAGCGGCCCGCACCGGCCCCGCTGGCGGCCCCGCTGCCCCCGGTCAGCATTCTGATTGCGGCCCGCAACGAGGAAGCCACCATCGGGCGCTGCCTGCAAGCCATTCGCCAGCTCGACTACCCGCCCGAGCTGGTGGAAGTGCTGCTCGGCGACGACGCCTCCACCGACCACACCCGGGCCGTGGCCGAGCAGGCCATGCGGGGCTACGCCGGCCGGTTCCGCTGCCTGCCCATTACCAGTCAGCTGGGCTCGGCCCGGGGCAAGGCCAACGTGCTGGCCCACCTGGCCCGGGCCGCCACTTCCGACTACTTCTTTATCACCGACGCCGACATTGCCGTGCCCGTGGGCTGGATTCCGGCGCTGCTGCCCTTTGCCACGCCCGAAGTGGGCACCGTCACGGGCCTGACCGTGGTACACGGCCCGCGCCTGTTCGACCGGCTCCAGGGCCTCGACTGGCTGCAGTCCCTGGGCCTGGTGCAGGTGGTTTCCGACCTGGGCCGGCCCGTTACGGCCATGGGCAACAACATGCTCGTGACGCGGGCCGCCTACGAAGCCACCGGGGGCTACGAAAACCTGCCGTTTTCCGTCACCGAGGACTTTGCGCTGTTTAAGGCCGTGCTGGCCCGGGGCTTCACTTTTCGCAACGTGTACCGGCCCGAGGCGCTGGCCTGTTCGTTGCCCATCGGCACGCCGCTGCGCCTGCTGCACCAGCGGCGGCGCTGGCTGCGGGGCGTCGAGGCGCTACCGGGGTGGCTGCAAAGCGGGCTGTTGTTCTACGCTGGCTTTTACCCTCTGCTGCTGGTGCTGGCCGTGGTGGCCGGTCCGCTGGCGGCATTAGGCGTGCTGGGCCTGAAAATGCTGTTGCAGGGCCTGCTGGCCTACGGCTGCTACCGGCGCGCCGGCCTGCGCATGCCCTGGCAGCTGCTGCCGGCCTTCGAAGTCTACACGGTGGCCCTCACCGGGGCCCTTACCGTATTCCGTCTGCTGCCGGTTTCCTTCGAGTGGAAAGGCCGTTTATATAAATGA
- a CDS encoding polysaccharide deacetylase family protein, which produces MHLHRLPEVMHRWLPDTIWRGPHAATQPPTLYLTFDDGPIPEETPWVLEQLAQFNAKALFFCVGDNLLRHPDVARQVVAAGHQLGNHTHHHLSGWSTPAAAYYADIARCQQALDAVLPAGAPRFFRPPYGRLTPSLNRHLRPDYRIVMWDLLTCDYDRDYAPEKCLRDALRLTRPGSVVVFHDSLKASGNLRYVLPRYLAHFAGQGFRFELL; this is translated from the coding sequence ATGCATCTGCATCGTTTGCCCGAAGTAATGCACCGCTGGCTGCCCGATACCATCTGGCGCGGCCCGCACGCGGCAACCCAGCCCCCCACGCTGTACCTGACCTTCGACGACGGCCCCATTCCGGAGGAAACGCCCTGGGTGCTCGAGCAGCTGGCGCAGTTCAACGCCAAAGCCCTGTTCTTCTGCGTGGGCGACAACCTGCTGCGCCACCCCGACGTGGCCCGGCAAGTCGTGGCCGCCGGGCACCAGCTCGGTAACCATACCCACCACCACCTCAGCGGCTGGAGCACGCCGGCGGCGGCCTATTACGCGGATATTGCCCGCTGCCAGCAGGCCCTCGACGCGGTGCTGCCGGCCGGGGCCCCGCGCTTTTTCCGCCCGCCCTACGGCCGCCTCACCCCGTCCTTGAACCGCCACCTGCGCCCCGACTACCGCATCGTGATGTGGGATTTGCTGACCTGCGACTACGACCGGGACTACGCCCCGGAAAAGTGCCTGCGCGACGCGCTCCGCCTCACCCGGCCCGGCTCGGTGGTCGTGTTTCACGATAGCCTGAAGGCCAGTGGCAACCTGCGCTACGTGCTGCCGCGCTACCTGGCGCACTTCGCCGGGCAGGGGTTTCGCTTCGAGCTGCTCTAA
- a CDS encoding glycosyltransferase family 4 protein: MNIAVNVRFLLPGDKLEGIGRFTFETLSRLVRQHPEHTFHFLFDRAYDQRYLFADNVVPHVLLPPARHPLLFVAWFEGAVAAWLSRHRPAVFLSPDGFTTLRTRVPRITVIHDLAFEHFPQDVGWLQRKYYHYFTPKFVRASARVVAVSEATRQDLITTYGTSADKIRVVYNAADSHFRPLPADEQPEVRGRFSAGAPYFLFVGALQPRKNLVNLLRAFDQFKARTGSATKLLIVGRTAWKAGPMFDAYQQMQHRDAVVLTGRVSDVELVQLYAAARATVYVPYFEGFGIPIIEAQACASPVLTSNCSSMPEVAGGAALLVDPLSVDSIAQGLARLDAEPELRAELVRQGLTNVHRFSWVRSAEQIWQNIVEVTAKALPR; encoded by the coding sequence TTGAATATTGCCGTTAACGTCCGCTTCCTGCTGCCCGGCGACAAGCTCGAAGGCATCGGCCGCTTCACCTTCGAAACGCTCAGCCGCCTTGTTCGTCAGCACCCCGAGCACACTTTCCACTTCCTCTTCGACCGGGCCTATGACCAGCGCTACCTCTTCGCCGACAACGTAGTGCCCCACGTGCTGCTGCCCCCGGCCCGCCACCCGTTGCTGTTCGTGGCCTGGTTTGAGGGGGCCGTGGCGGCCTGGCTGAGCCGGCACCGCCCGGCCGTGTTTCTGAGTCCCGACGGCTTTACCACGCTGCGCACCCGCGTGCCGCGCATCACCGTCATCCACGACCTGGCCTTCGAGCATTTTCCGCAGGACGTGGGCTGGCTGCAGCGCAAGTATTACCACTATTTCACCCCGAAGTTCGTGCGGGCCTCGGCCCGGGTGGTGGCCGTGTCGGAAGCCACCCGCCAGGATTTAATAACGACCTACGGCACCAGTGCCGACAAAATCCGGGTGGTGTACAACGCCGCCGACTCCCACTTCCGGCCCTTGCCTGCCGATGAGCAGCCCGAGGTCCGGGGCCGGTTCAGCGCCGGCGCGCCGTATTTTCTGTTCGTGGGGGCCCTGCAGCCGCGCAAAAACCTGGTGAACCTGCTGCGGGCCTTCGACCAGTTCAAAGCCCGGACTGGCTCGGCTACCAAGCTGCTCATTGTGGGCCGCACGGCTTGGAAAGCCGGGCCCATGTTCGACGCCTACCAGCAAATGCAGCACCGCGACGCGGTAGTGCTCACCGGCCGCGTGTCGGACGTGGAGCTGGTGCAGCTTTACGCGGCGGCCCGGGCCACGGTGTACGTGCCGTATTTCGAGGGCTTTGGCATTCCCATCATCGAGGCCCAGGCCTGCGCTTCCCCCGTCCTGACGTCCAACTGCAGCTCCATGCCCGAAGTGGCCGGCGGTGCCGCCCTGCTCGTCGACCCGCTTTCCGTCGATTCCATTGCCCAGGGCCTCGCCCGGCTGGATGCCGAGCCCGAGCTGCGGGCTGAGCTGGTGCGCCAGGGCCTGACCAACGTGCACCGGTTTTCGTGGGTGCGAAGCGCCGAGCAAATCTGGCAGAATATTGTTGAAGTAACAGCCAAGGCGTTGCCGCGGTAG
- a CDS encoding oligosaccharide flippase family protein → MGPGAKLRRNSGPGHRFLLNFGPHLRPGRIKKFFGNISFVVLLNLLVKPGWVVVENLVQDRLGHAVFGTFTALLNWTLIVASVSDLGTTQLTTKRMAANPEFLGEYFPTLLPLKGWLSVLFLGLMVGSGWLLGYRGHTLTLLALTGASLLVTQYTQFLRGTLQAHQRFNTDAVLSVLEKALLLLFVLALLPVGITLDRYVGARSVAVLFTFVVLYALVTRLYGRVRFKLKWDHARGLLKASLPLALITLVYGLNERVDMLMLERLASPAEAGYYAAAYRWVDAIMMYLWTVLPLFFAKFAFVTGKREEQQELLWFGQRVVTVPLLFVCAFVLFRGEVLFWQFTHSTGPELARMTLSLKILFVNVLVHAFFAIYSTLLTSTNHEKPVSGLVAGSIGLNVVLNVLLLPRYGAVAAALNTLLCVVFVSGGYLWLVQRRAGVAIPWGTIARLLLAFGLLCAAFWGLRLWLNQWLLEAVGAGLAFVGILFGTGILRVAELKALRR, encoded by the coding sequence ATGGGTCCGGGAGCAAAGCTCCGGCGTAATTCTGGGCCTGGCCACCGGTTTTTACTTAATTTTGGCCCCCACTTACGCCCTGGCCGCATCAAAAAGTTTTTCGGAAATATCAGCTTCGTCGTCCTGCTCAATCTGCTGGTGAAACCCGGCTGGGTGGTGGTGGAAAACCTGGTGCAGGACCGGCTGGGCCACGCGGTGTTTGGCACCTTCACGGCCCTGCTCAACTGGACGCTCATCGTGGCTTCCGTCTCGGACCTGGGGACTACCCAGCTGACTACCAAGCGGATGGCGGCCAATCCGGAGTTTCTGGGCGAGTATTTCCCCACGCTGCTGCCCCTGAAAGGCTGGCTGTCGGTGCTGTTTCTGGGGCTGATGGTGGGCAGCGGCTGGCTGCTGGGCTACCGGGGCCACACCCTCACGCTGCTGGCCCTGACGGGCGCCTCGCTGCTGGTCACGCAGTACACGCAGTTTCTGCGCGGCACCCTGCAGGCCCACCAGCGCTTCAATACCGACGCGGTGCTCTCGGTGCTGGAAAAAGCCTTGCTGCTGCTGTTCGTGCTGGCCCTGCTGCCGGTGGGCATCACCCTGGACCGCTACGTGGGGGCCCGGTCGGTGGCGGTGCTGTTTACCTTTGTGGTGCTCTACGCGCTGGTTACCAGGCTCTACGGCCGGGTGCGCTTCAAGCTCAAGTGGGACCACGCCCGGGGCCTGCTCAAGGCCAGCCTGCCCCTGGCCCTCATTACGCTGGTGTACGGCCTCAACGAGCGGGTCGACATGCTGATGCTGGAGCGCCTGGCCTCGCCGGCCGAGGCGGGCTACTACGCGGCGGCCTACCGCTGGGTCGATGCCATCATGATGTACCTCTGGACGGTGCTGCCGCTGTTCTTTGCCAAATTTGCCTTCGTGACCGGCAAGCGCGAGGAGCAGCAGGAGCTGCTCTGGTTCGGGCAGCGCGTCGTGACGGTGCCCTTGCTGTTTGTGTGCGCCTTCGTGCTGTTTCGGGGTGAAGTGCTGTTCTGGCAGTTCACCCACAGCACCGGCCCCGAGCTGGCGCGCATGACGCTGAGCTTGAAGATCTTGTTCGTGAACGTGCTGGTGCACGCCTTTTTCGCCATCTACAGCACCCTGCTCACCAGCACCAACCACGAAAAGCCGGTGAGCGGGCTCGTGGCCGGCAGCATCGGGCTGAACGTGGTGCTGAACGTGCTGCTGCTGCCCCGCTACGGGGCCGTGGCCGCCGCCCTGAACACGCTGCTGTGCGTGGTATTCGTGTCGGGGGGCTATTTGTGGCTGGTGCAGCGCCGGGCGGGCGTGGCTATTCCCTGGGGCACTATCGCGCGGCTGCTGTTGGCTTTCGGGCTGCTCTGCGCCGCCTTCTGGGGCCTGCGCCTGTGGCTGAACCAGTGGCTGCTGGAAGCCGTCGGGGCGGGGCTGGCTTTCGTCGGTATTCTCTTTGGTACCGGCATTCTGCGGGTGGCCGAGCTGAAAGCCCTGCGCCGCTGA
- a CDS encoding GumC domain-containing protein yields the protein MSSRSYSLLGLWPVVNRWKPLVAGAVGLALIISVIVSLLMPNIYKSTAVFYPTNPNTTDPDRIVTDGGKLELGGRAEDLDRVITIGESQTLAELIIKQFNLHKHYKAGKPGEDVADQAALDEFNSNFTIVHNDRDAIEVNFLDRDKVLAARVANAIVHAIDSINQQLTFENRRTVITLYQTRKEFLEREYAAAHDSLLAGRRRYGIYGMENESRYLGRAIIETETKLRQAEGEGNSSKAAGLRKALRGLTQADGGNFLNLENYVKGTDRMATVYARFADIQGRLIGARNAYETAKLAISGKISSIYSVQKAFPATKKTKPVRWLIVVSSVIITLALSIVFVTLLELYRGNLSVGRPGSEPQY from the coding sequence ATGTCATCCCGCTCCTATTCACTCCTGGGTCTGTGGCCCGTTGTTAACCGCTGGAAACCCCTTGTTGCCGGAGCCGTCGGACTGGCACTCATTATCAGCGTGATAGTCAGCCTGCTGATGCCGAACATCTACAAGTCGACGGCCGTTTTCTACCCCACCAACCCTAATACCACCGACCCCGACCGAATTGTGACGGACGGCGGCAAGCTGGAGCTGGGCGGCCGGGCCGAAGACCTGGACCGGGTTATCACCATCGGCGAGTCGCAGACCCTGGCCGAGCTGATTATCAAGCAGTTTAATCTGCACAAGCACTACAAGGCCGGTAAGCCGGGCGAAGACGTGGCCGACCAGGCCGCCCTGGACGAGTTCAACAGCAACTTCACCATCGTGCACAACGACCGGGACGCTATTGAGGTCAATTTTCTGGACCGCGACAAAGTGCTGGCCGCCCGCGTGGCCAACGCCATTGTGCACGCCATCGACTCGATTAACCAGCAGCTGACCTTCGAAAACCGCCGCACCGTCATTACCCTCTACCAGACCCGCAAGGAGTTTCTGGAGCGTGAGTACGCCGCCGCCCACGACAGCCTGCTGGCTGGCCGCCGCCGCTACGGCATCTACGGCATGGAGAACGAGTCGCGCTACCTGGGCCGGGCCATCATCGAAACCGAAACCAAGCTGCGCCAGGCCGAGGGCGAAGGCAACAGCAGCAAGGCCGCCGGCCTGCGCAAAGCCCTGCGCGGCCTCACCCAGGCCGACGGCGGCAACTTCCTGAACCTGGAAAATTACGTGAAGGGCACCGACCGGATGGCCACCGTCTACGCCCGGTTCGCCGATATTCAGGGCCGCCTGATTGGGGCCCGCAACGCCTACGAAACCGCCAAGCTGGCCATCAGCGGCAAGATTTCGTCGATTTACAGCGTGCAGAAAGCTTTCCCGGCCACCAAGAAAACCAAGCCCGTGCGCTGGCTGATTGTCGTCTCGTCGGTGATTATCACCCTGGCGTTGTCCATTGTTTTCGTCACCCTGCTGGAGCTCTACCGGGGCAACCTGAGCGTGGGCCGCCCCGGCTCCGAGCCGCAGTATTAA